From Hyphomicrobiales bacterium, a single genomic window includes:
- a CDS encoding DUF2948 family protein, whose translation MTDTNTELLKLVALDEEDLVVFSAYLQDAVMRVDDLNFSPKENRFALAANRFVWTKGQPGKGRVVNERRRTAIHFDHVEKVQTYNILRDQPDAILSLLAIQYLPSDTPAGTIDLIFSGDGVVRLFVDCIEAQLADLGGAWETKSRPEHALDG comes from the coding sequence ATGACTGATACAAATACTGAACTACTTAAACTTGTTGCGCTTGACGAAGAAGATTTGGTTGTGTTTTCAGCCTATCTACAAGACGCGGTTATGCGTGTTGACGATCTGAACTTTTCGCCAAAGGAAAACCGCTTTGCACTCGCTGCAAATCGCTTCGTATGGACCAAAGGGCAGCCCGGCAAAGGCCGCGTTGTCAATGAGCGTCGTCGCACAGCCATCCACTTTGACCATGTTGAAAAAGTTCAAACCTACAATATTTTGCGCGATCAGCCTGATGCGATTTTAAGTTTGCTTGCTATCCAATATTTGCCATCGGATACGCCTGCGGGCACCATTGATCTGATTTTCTCAGGAGATGGCGTTGTCCGCCTTTTTGTCGACTGCATCGAAGCGCAATTGGCAGACCTTGGCGGCGCATGGGAAACCAAATCTCGCCCAGAGCATGCTTTAGACGGTTAA